The proteins below come from a single Zea mays cultivar B73 chromosome 8, Zm-B73-REFERENCE-NAM-5.0, whole genome shotgun sequence genomic window:
- the LOC103636025 gene encoding NDR1/HIN1-like protein 2 has translation MGDRAYAPAVKPVPVRATNGTANGGGVGPPRPAPPSMVPGGRVPPPPMYRRRPAQSRPPARRAGRSARGWCCACCLWLTLVLVGLAFLGAIAAGVFYVVYRPRPPSFAVTSVRLAALNVSDSDALTSRVEFTVTARNPNDKIAFDYGDMAVSFASGGADVGDAVVPGFLHPAGNTTVIRAAASTAASTIDPVQAAALRSRKSHVMSAQMDAKVGFQIGRSKSKSINVRVSCAGVSVGLAKPAPAPAAAAPAPAPAPDAEPAPARGRGRGRSPRSVVRTSSSSSSSGGGGGGKLTPTDAKCKVRIKIWIWSF, from the coding sequence ATGGGCGACCGGGCGTACGCGCCGGCCGTGAAGCCGGTTCCCGTGCGGGCCACCAACGGCACCGCGAACGGCGGCGGCGTGGGGCCTCCGCGGCCCGCGCCGCCGTCCATGGTGCCCGGCGGGCGCGTGCCCCCTCCGCCGATGTACAGGCGGAGGCCCGCGCAGTCGCGTCCTCCGGCGCGGCGTGCCGGGCGGAGCGCCCGCGGGTGGTGCTGCGCGTGCTGCCTGTGGCTGACGCTGGTGCTGGTGGGGCTGGCGTTCCTGGGCGCCATCGCGGCGGGGGTGTTCTACGTGGTGTACCGGCCGCGGCCGCCCAGCTTCGCGGTGACGTCGGTGCGGCTGGCGGCGCTGAACGTGTCGGACTCGGACGCGCTCACCTCCCGCGTGGAGTTCACGGTGACGGCGCGGAACCCGAACGACAAGATCGCCTTCGACTACGGCGACATGGCGGTGTCCTTCGCCTCGGGCGGCGCGGACGTGGGCGACGCCGTGGTCCCGGGGTTCCTCCACCCGGCGGGCAACACGACGGTCATCCGCGCCGCCGCGTCCACCGCCGCGTCCACCATCGACCCCGTCCAggcggcggcgctcagatccaggAAGTCCCACGTGATGTCGGCGCAGATGGACGCCAAGGTCGGGTTCCAGATCGGGCGGTCCAAGTCCAAGAGCATCAACGTCCGCGTCAGCTGCGCGGGGGTCTCCGTTGGGCTCGCCAAGCCGGCTCCGGCTCCGGCtgcggccgcgcccgcgcccgcgcccgcgccggacGCGGAGCCGGCCCCGGCCCGCGGCCGTGGGCGTGGGCGGTCGCCGCGGTCGGTCGTACggacgtcctcctcctcctcctcctccggcggcggtggcggcgggaaGTTGACGCCGACGGACGCAAAGTGTAAGGTCCGCATCAAGATCTGGATTTGGTCGTTTTGA